One genomic segment of Lampris incognitus isolate fLamInc1 chromosome 2, fLamInc1.hap2, whole genome shotgun sequence includes these proteins:
- the LOC130133890 gene encoding extracellular sulfatase Sulf-2-like, with the protein MPYEFDIRVPFYIRGPNVEQGSINPHIVLNIDLAPTILDIAGLDTPPDMDGKSILSLLDTDKPANRFQLNKKAKLWRDSFLVERGKLLHQRVEGKEVSQEENFLPKYQRVKDLCQRAEYQTPCQQTGQKWQCVEDATGKLRLFKCKHEGGGAKNPHRGVAKRLRPISIKSQLYQRKSGACDCSLRPPNLRPSMIRPFNKKTFLSKKKFKALKTFSRNRYSRSVYMANSYPGNDSLVGSAWNKPIRTDSEEDFSGMGGVPSILGQPSSIRVTHRCSILANDTVKCDTGVYQSLQAWKDHKLHIDHEIETLQTKIKNLRDIRGHLKKARPFECDCNKYLYKSKLKNKLRSRGRGLHPFRKGSVGDKRAWLLKEQKRRKKMRKMIKRIRNNDTCSMPGLTCFTHDNQHWHTPPYWTLGPFCACTSANNNTYWCLRTVNESHNFLFCEFATGFLEYFDLNTDPYQLMNAVSSLERTVLNQLHVQLMELRGCRGHKQCNPRTRSVEQGGREHGSFDGYRLFEKRKWPKVKRPSSSRTLGQIWEGWEG; encoded by the exons taaCCCTCACATTGTGCTAAACATTGACCTGGCTCCTACCATCCTGGACATCGCTGGACTGGACACCCCCCCTGACATGGACGGGAAGTCTATACTGAGTTTACTGGATACAGATAAACCAGccaacag GTTCCAACTTAACAAGAAGGCGAAACTGTGGAGAGACTCCTTCCTGGTGGAAAGAGG GAAGCTGCTGCACCAGCGTGTAGAGGGGAAGGAAGTGTCCCAGGAAGAGAACTTCCTGCCCAAATACCAACGAGTAAAAGACCTCTGTCAGAGAGCGGAGTACCAGACACCGTGTCAACAGACTGGACAG aagtgGCAGTGTGTGGAGGATGCTACAGGGAAGCTTCGGCTCTTCAAATGTAAGCATGAAGGAGGAGGGGCTAAGAACCCACATAGGGGTGTGGCCAAGCGTCTGCGTCCAATCAGCATCAAGTCTCAGCTGTATCAGCGGAAGTCTGGGGCCTGTGACTGCAGCCTCCGACCTCCGAACTTGCGGCCCTCCATGATTCGTCCTTTCAACAAGAAAACTTTTCTCTCCAAGAAGA AGTTTAAAGCGCTCAAGACTTTCTCCAGGAATCGCTACAGCCGGTCTGTTTATATGGCAAACAGTTACCCTGGTAACGACAGCTTGGTGGGCAGTGCCTGGAATAAGCCAATAAGAACAGACTCTGAGGAAGACTTCAGCGGGATGGGAGGAGTCCCCAGCATCCTGGGACAGCCCAGCTCCATCAGAGTAACACAcag GTGTTCCATCTTGGCCAATGACACAGTGAAATGTGATACAGGTGTTTACCAGTCTCTACAGGCCTGGAAAgaccacaaactacacatagaCCATGAG ATTGAGACCCTTCAGACCAAAATAAAGAACCTGAGAGACATCAGAGGTCACCTAAAGAAGGCCCGTCCTTTTGAATGTGACTGTAATAAGTACCT gTATAAATCTAAGCTGAAGAATAAATTGAGGTCCAGAGGAAGAGGCCTGCACCCCTTCAG gaagggGAGCGTGGGAGATAAAAGGGCTTGGCTTCTGaaggagcagaagaggaggaagaagatgagGAAGATGATAAAGAGGATCAGGAACAATGACACGTGTTCGATGCCCGGACTCACCTGCTTCACACACGACAACCAGCACTGGCACACGCCACCCTACTGGACAT tgGGTCCATTCTGTGCGTGTACCAGTGCCAACAACAACACTTACTGGTGCCTACGGACTGTCAATGAGAGCCACAACTTCCTGTTCTGCGAGTTTGCGACCGGCTTCCTGGAATACTTTGACCTCAACACTGACCCCtaccag ctAATGAATGCCGTCAGTTCGCTGGAAAGGACGGTGCTGAACCAGCTCCACGTCCAGCTGATGGAGCTGCGAGGCTGCAGAGGACACAAGCAGTGTAACCCTCGCACACGCTCAGTAGAGCAGG GAGGGCGGGAACATGGCAGCTTTGATGgctacag GCTGTTTGAAAAGAGGAAGTGGCCGAAAGTCAAGAGACCTTCATCATCTAGAACTTT aggTCAAATCTGGGAAGGTTGGGAAGGCTAA